From one Thalassospira lucentensis genomic stretch:
- a CDS encoding fumarylacetoacetate hydrolase family protein, with protein MKLATLKNGTRDGQLVLVTKDLGEYVDASAIAPTMQAALDNWDKVAPRLSELADEIAAGSTIAKRFALDETKLHSPLPRAFQWADGSAYVNHVELVRKARGAEMPDTFWTDPLMYQGGSDSFLGPRDDIRMADTAWGIDMEGEIAVVTGDVPMGASPDQARDAIRLIMLVNDVSLRGLIPGELAKGFGFFQSKPSSAFSPVAVTPDELGDAWDGGKVHLPLCVDLNGKPFGRANAGVDMTFDFAQLIAHAAKTRPLCAGSIIGSGTVSNKLDGGPGKPVAQGGAGYSCIAEIRMIETIENGKPETPFMQFGDRVRIEMRDGNGQSIFGAIDQSVVKYAP; from the coding sequence ATGAAACTTGCAACCCTTAAAAACGGCACCCGTGACGGCCAGCTTGTGCTGGTGACCAAAGACCTTGGGGAATATGTCGATGCCAGCGCGATTGCGCCGACAATGCAGGCAGCGCTTGATAACTGGGACAAAGTTGCGCCGCGCCTGAGCGAACTGGCCGATGAAATCGCCGCCGGATCGACGATTGCCAAACGTTTCGCGCTTGATGAAACCAAGCTGCATTCGCCGTTGCCGCGGGCGTTTCAGTGGGCGGATGGGTCGGCCTATGTCAATCATGTCGAACTGGTGCGCAAGGCGCGCGGTGCGGAAATGCCCGACACCTTCTGGACCGATCCGCTGATGTATCAGGGCGGTTCGGACAGTTTCCTGGGACCGCGTGATGATATCCGCATGGCCGATACGGCATGGGGCATTGATATGGAAGGCGAGATCGCGGTTGTAACCGGTGATGTGCCGATGGGCGCATCACCTGATCAGGCGCGCGATGCGATCCGTTTGATCATGCTGGTCAATGATGTGTCTTTGCGTGGGCTGATCCCCGGTGAGCTTGCCAAGGGATTTGGTTTCTTCCAGTCCAAGCCGTCCTCGGCCTTTTCGCCGGTGGCGGTGACGCCCGATGAACTTGGCGATGCGTGGGATGGGGGCAAGGTTCACCTGCCGCTTTGTGTTGATCTGAACGGGAAGCCGTTTGGGCGCGCCAATGCCGGGGTCGATATGACCTTTGATTTTGCCCAATTGATCGCGCATGCCGCCAAAACCCGCCCGCTTTGTGCGGGATCGATCATCGGGTCGGGCACGGTTTCGAACAAGCTTGATGGGGGTCCGGGCAAACCGGTGGCGCAGGGCGGGGCGGGATATTCCTGCATTGCCGAAATCCGCATGATTGAAACCATTGAAAACGGCAAACCGGAAACCCCGTTCATGCAGTTTGGCGACCGGGTACGGATCGAGATGCGCGATGGCAATGGTCAGTCGATCTTTGGCGCGATTGACCAGAGCGTTGTGAAGTACGCACCATGA
- the maiA gene encoding maleylacetoacetate isomerase: MSDVVLYDYWRSSASYRVRIALSLMDMAYQSVAVDLLAGAHKAPDFRKRNPQGLVPALEIDGLMLTQSLAIIEYLDETRSHAGFLPKDAVGRQRVRALSHAIAMDIHPVCNLGVVGNIMKQAEAHGEDPAKVRLAWMGKYIGEGLEAFERLLDHPGTGSFCHGDRPSMADICLIPQIYNAKRWDVDLSHLPMINQIAERCLAMDAFARAHPDLAKPKD, from the coding sequence ATGAGCGATGTCGTCCTGTATGATTATTGGCGGTCTTCGGCCAGCTATCGGGTCAGGATTGCGCTTTCGCTGATGGATATGGCGTATCAATCCGTTGCGGTTGACCTTTTGGCGGGGGCGCATAAAGCGCCTGATTTCCGCAAACGCAATCCGCAGGGGTTGGTGCCCGCCCTTGAGATTGACGGGTTGATGCTGACCCAGTCACTCGCAATCATCGAATATCTGGATGAGACCCGCAGCCATGCGGGTTTCCTGCCCAAGGACGCGGTGGGGCGGCAGCGCGTGCGCGCACTTTCGCACGCGATTGCCATGGATATTCACCCGGTCTGTAATCTGGGGGTTGTCGGCAATATCATGAAGCAGGCCGAAGCCCATGGCGAGGACCCGGCGAAGGTGCGGCTGGCATGGATGGGGAAATATATCGGCGAGGGGCTTGAAGCGTTTGAACGGCTTCTGGACCATCCGGGCACGGGCAGCTTTTGCCACGGTGACCGGCCATCAATGGCCGATATCTGTCTGATTCCGCAGATTTATAATGCCAAGCGGTGGGACGTTGATTTAAGCCACCTTCCGATGATCAACCAGATTGCCGAGCGGTGCCTTGCGATGGACGCGTTTGCGCGCGCCCATCCCGATCTTGCAAAGCCGAAGGATTAG
- a CDS encoding iron-containing alcohol dehydrogenase: MSDFIFETTPRAICRFGGAQELGKLCAETGAKRAFILSDPGLEKAGLTSGPCASLRQAGVDYLLWTGVQADPPEESILEATRHALEFGADIVIGLGGGSSMDTAKLVALLCGKPQNLADIYGIGLATGPRLRLIQVPTTAGTGSEVTPISIVTTPTSEKKGVVSPLLYPDLALLDAELTMGLPAPITAATGIDAMVHAIEAYTTKHKKNPLSDSLAIRALQLMTSHIDDAVSANPGRAAREAMLQGSMMAGMAFANAPVAAVHALAYPLGGHFHVPHGLSNALVLTEVLKFNRDAAMQHYGELATAVMPDQRFSNDADACDAFIAFIAAMVARMPFAQKLRDVGVAQSDLDLLATDAMKVERLLINNPREVTFDDARAIYALVL; the protein is encoded by the coding sequence ATGTCCGATTTCATCTTCGAAACCACCCCGCGTGCAATCTGCCGGTTTGGCGGTGCACAGGAACTTGGTAAACTGTGCGCCGAAACCGGGGCAAAACGCGCCTTCATCCTAAGCGACCCCGGCCTTGAAAAGGCCGGGCTGACATCGGGCCCCTGTGCCTCCCTCCGGCAGGCCGGGGTCGATTATCTGCTCTGGACTGGTGTGCAGGCTGACCCGCCCGAGGAAAGCATCCTTGAAGCCACCCGCCATGCGCTGGAATTCGGTGCCGATATTGTCATCGGGCTGGGCGGCGGCAGTTCGATGGATACCGCCAAACTGGTGGCACTGCTGTGCGGCAAACCGCAAAACCTTGCCGATATCTATGGGATCGGTCTGGCGACAGGCCCGCGCCTGCGTCTGATACAGGTCCCGACGACGGCTGGCACCGGGTCCGAAGTCACCCCGATTTCCATCGTCACCACGCCGACATCGGAAAAAAAGGGTGTCGTTTCCCCCCTGCTCTATCCCGATCTTGCATTGCTTGATGCGGAACTGACCATGGGGTTGCCGGCCCCGATCACGGCGGCCACGGGCATTGATGCCATGGTGCATGCGATCGAGGCCTATACGACAAAACACAAAAAAAATCCCCTGTCCGACAGCCTCGCCATCCGGGCATTGCAATTGATGACATCCCATATCGACGATGCGGTTTCGGCAAATCCCGGCCGTGCCGCGCGCGAGGCAATGTTGCAGGGATCCATGATGGCCGGAATGGCATTTGCCAATGCCCCGGTGGCAGCGGTCCATGCGCTGGCCTATCCGCTGGGCGGGCATTTTCACGTGCCGCACGGATTATCCAATGCCCTCGTCCTGACCGAGGTCCTTAAATTCAACCGCGATGCTGCGATGCAGCATTATGGCGAACTCGCCACTGCCGTCATGCCGGACCAGCGTTTTTCCAACGATGCCGACGCCTGCGACGCCTTCATCGCCTTTATCGCGGCAATGGTGGCGCGCATGCCGTTTGCGCAAAAACTGCGCGATGTCGGTGTCGCACAATCCGACCTTGATCTGCTTGCGACCGATGCCATGAAAGTCGAACGGTTGCTGATCAATAACCCGCGCGAGGTCACGTTTGACGACGCCCGCGCGATTTATGCCCTCGTTCTTTAG
- a CDS encoding Lrp/AsnC family transcriptional regulator, with protein sequence MTELDKFDYRLLELLQQNSRLTGTELSAQVGLSSAACLRRGQRLRETGVIERDVAIVSPKVFGKRMMIIVLLTMDRDRPDRYMLMREEFGKMPEVVQCHHVTGAHDFVLRIQVADMDEYSAFVDRVFHEPYIKRYESLAVLGSLK encoded by the coding sequence TTGACTGAACTTGATAAATTCGACTATCGCCTGCTGGAACTGTTGCAGCAGAACAGTCGTCTGACGGGAACCGAATTATCGGCACAGGTGGGGCTGTCATCGGCGGCGTGTCTTCGCCGGGGGCAGCGTTTGCGCGAAACCGGCGTGATCGAACGCGACGTTGCGATTGTGTCGCCCAAGGTATTTGGCAAACGGATGATGATCATCGTGTTGCTGACCATGGATCGCGACCGGCCGGATCGGTATATGCTGATGCGCGAGGAATTCGGCAAAATGCCCGAAGTCGTCCAATGCCATCACGTGACCGGGGCGCATGATTTTGTCCTGCGCATTCAGGTCGCCGATATGGATGAATATAGCGCGTTCGTGGATCGGGTTTTTCATGAGCCCTATATCAAGCGTTATGAAAGCCTGGCCGTTCTGGGGTCGCTTAAATAA